The Altererythrobacter sp. Root672 genome includes a window with the following:
- a CDS encoding TonB-dependent receptor plug domain-containing protein has translation MRIVILHTVGGSGTSSRKRQQTTRLGAQAISALLLTTSTVAFAQDPVAETDVEETSQQEGSAAEVARNTIVVTGTATPVERQKIGNTLTVIEGETIETKRTAYLQDILREVPGLAVNQSGSFGSLTQVRIRGADGNHVLVLIDGIEVSAVGSGEFDFSSLLANNIDRVEVLRGPQSGLYGSNALAGVINVITKGGDGPSLDGLLEYGSFDSVFGRGALTVGDRETFVSANAIYRQTDGVSSAAIGTEPDGDKNLTLYLRGGAKLADIARIDGTLRFVDKDTDTDGFDFSGGPNQGLAIDDDSYSNTEDWSGGLALTVEPIDRWENVFSVAYSHDNSVGGAGGFDIFGSEGERLNLSARSTIGFDTPSFANATHHVTVFVEHEEEGYRNTFPFDPSQEARQERSLLGYGAEYRLDLFDSLFLRGAIRHDENDDFEDATTYSVSGSWVLGSTRLHASYGTGVTNPTFTEQFGYIPGEFVGNPDLLPERAKGFDFGVEQRLFDDKLLFDATYFNSTLRDEIISVYPSVENDLGESNREGIELAARVNLGSISFGGSYTYLDATDPDGGEEVRRPKNQASFDVTGRFGSEDRVSVSAGLIYNGEMLDVDYRNYFTNGFVAEKSPLEAHTVVRLAGSYKLNESVEFFARLENALDADYEEALSYGAPGRAVYGGLRFVLP, from the coding sequence ATGAGGATCGTCATCCTGCACACGGTCGGGGGTTCGGGCACATCGTCACGCAAGCGCCAGCAGACAACTCGTCTTGGGGCACAGGCCATCTCGGCCCTGCTACTCACCACGTCGACTGTCGCCTTCGCCCAGGATCCGGTCGCTGAGACCGATGTCGAGGAAACCAGCCAGCAGGAAGGCTCGGCCGCCGAAGTCGCTCGGAATACGATCGTCGTCACCGGCACGGCGACACCTGTCGAGCGCCAGAAGATCGGTAACACGCTGACGGTCATCGAAGGCGAAACCATCGAGACCAAGCGCACCGCTTACCTGCAAGACATCCTCCGCGAAGTTCCTGGCCTGGCCGTGAACCAGAGCGGCTCGTTCGGCTCGCTGACACAGGTCCGCATCCGCGGTGCGGACGGCAATCACGTGCTGGTGTTGATAGACGGCATCGAGGTCTCCGCCGTCGGCTCGGGTGAGTTCGACTTCTCGTCGCTCCTCGCCAACAACATCGACCGGGTGGAAGTCCTGCGCGGTCCGCAGAGCGGCCTCTACGGTTCGAACGCCCTAGCCGGCGTCATCAATGTCATCACCAAGGGCGGCGATGGCCCGTCGCTTGATGGCTTGCTTGAATACGGCTCGTTCGACAGCGTGTTTGGCCGGGGTGCCCTCACCGTCGGAGACCGCGAGACGTTTGTCTCGGCGAATGCGATCTATCGCCAGACCGATGGCGTCAGCTCCGCAGCGATCGGAACCGAGCCGGACGGCGATAAGAACCTGACCCTCTACTTGCGCGGCGGCGCCAAGCTTGCTGACATCGCGCGGATCGACGGCACACTGCGGTTTGTCGACAAGGACACCGATACCGATGGCTTCGACTTCTCTGGCGGCCCCAACCAGGGCCTCGCCATCGATGACGACAGCTATTCGAACACCGAAGATTGGTCCGGCGGGCTCGCTCTTACTGTCGAACCGATCGACCGCTGGGAGAACGTCTTTTCGGTCGCTTACTCCCATGACAATAGCGTCGGCGGAGCAGGCGGTTTCGACATTTTCGGCAGCGAGGGCGAGCGGCTCAACCTCTCGGCGAGGAGCACGATCGGCTTCGATACGCCGTCATTCGCGAACGCCACCCACCATGTAACCGTGTTCGTCGAGCATGAGGAAGAAGGCTACCGCAACACCTTCCCGTTCGATCCGAGCCAGGAAGCCCGCCAGGAGCGCAGCCTGCTAGGCTATGGCGCCGAATATCGCCTCGACCTATTCGACAGCCTGTTCCTGCGCGGTGCCATTCGGCACGACGAGAACGACGATTTCGAGGACGCCACGACCTACAGCGTCTCGGGGTCCTGGGTGTTGGGCTCGACCCGATTGCACGCCAGTTACGGCACCGGTGTGACCAACCCGACCTTCACCGAGCAGTTCGGCTACATTCCAGGAGAATTCGTCGGCAACCCGGACTTGTTGCCTGAACGGGCCAAGGGCTTCGACTTTGGTGTCGAACAGCGCCTGTTCGACGACAAGCTTCTGTTCGATGCGACCTACTTCAACTCGACGCTCAGGGACGAGATCATCAGCGTCTATCCCTCGGTCGAGAACGACCTGGGCGAAAGCAACCGTGAGGGCATCGAACTGGCGGCGCGGGTCAACCTCGGCTCGATAAGCTTCGGCGGCAGTTACACTTATCTCGATGCCACCGACCCTGACGGCGGCGAGGAAGTTCGCCGACCAAAAAACCAGGCCAGCTTCGACGTCACGGGCCGCTTCGGATCTGAGGACCGGGTGAGTGTCAGCGCCGGCCTGATCTATAACGGCGAGATGCTCGACGTCGATTACCGCAACTACTTCACCAATGGCTTCGTCGCGGAAAAGTCGCCGCTCGAAGCCCACACTGTGGTGCGGCTAGCCGGCTCCTACAAGCTCAATGAATCGGTCGAGTTCTTCGCCCGGTTGGA
- a CDS encoding phospholipase D-like domain-containing protein produces the protein MADRLDESVGSGEGVFSRAFDRITGSRLTAGNSIRLLLDAEQNYPAWLKAISTAQKRIHFENYIVADDSLGRLFADALIARAQAGVTVRLLHDWLGSFAWTSSAYWSRLRDAGVEVRRYNPPRLSMPFAWLHRDHRKVITIDGEIGFVSGLCIADIWLGDPKKGKAPWRDTGVAVEGPAVADIDRAFAESWGAAGGCITAAEARVRLASPGSAPIRVLGESPGRYQTYRVDQLIACVARRNLWLTDAYFVATPSFLRTLVDAADDGVDVRLLVPGSSDVPVAQALTRAHYRPLLEAGIRVFEWNGTMLHAKTAVYDGRWARVGSTNLNLTSWGANYELDLLIEDTEFARALEATFLADLRNSTEVVLTLGQVRPATARPPVRRQSGARALAASALSFGSQSGAVISGVRPLPATERRVALSLGLGLIAAAVVTVLVPILVILPATVGMVWTAAWMLLRAWRLSRGPRR, from the coding sequence ATGGCTGATCGCCTCGACGAGTCGGTCGGCTCCGGCGAAGGCGTCTTCAGCCGCGCTTTCGACCGTATCACCGGAAGCCGGCTGACGGCGGGTAATTCGATCCGCCTCCTGCTTGACGCGGAACAGAATTATCCGGCTTGGCTGAAGGCGATCTCTACCGCGCAGAAGCGGATCCACTTCGAGAATTACATCGTCGCCGACGATTCGCTGGGGCGGCTGTTCGCGGACGCCCTGATCGCCCGGGCGCAGGCCGGGGTAACAGTTCGGCTCCTCCACGACTGGTTGGGCAGCTTCGCCTGGACCTCATCGGCTTACTGGTCGAGGCTGCGCGATGCCGGCGTCGAGGTGCGCCGCTACAATCCCCCACGTCTGTCCATGCCCTTCGCCTGGCTTCACCGCGACCATCGCAAGGTCATCACCATCGATGGCGAGATTGGTTTCGTGTCGGGACTGTGCATCGCAGATATCTGGCTCGGAGATCCCAAGAAGGGGAAAGCGCCTTGGCGCGACACCGGAGTGGCAGTGGAGGGCCCGGCAGTGGCCGACATCGACCGGGCCTTCGCCGAAAGCTGGGGAGCGGCGGGAGGGTGCATCACGGCCGCCGAGGCGCGCGTCCGCCTCGCTTCGCCGGGGAGCGCGCCAATTCGCGTGCTCGGTGAATCGCCGGGACGGTACCAGACCTACCGTGTCGACCAGTTGATCGCCTGTGTCGCACGCCGCAATCTGTGGCTGACCGACGCCTATTTCGTAGCCACGCCCAGCTTCCTCCGCACCCTGGTCGACGCCGCCGACGACGGTGTAGACGTTCGCTTGCTCGTGCCCGGATCAAGCGATGTCCCAGTGGCACAGGCGCTCACGCGAGCCCATTACCGGCCGCTGCTCGAAGCCGGCATTCGCGTGTTCGAATGGAACGGCACGATGCTTCACGCCAAGACCGCGGTCTATGATGGCCGCTGGGCCCGGGTCGGTTCGACGAACCTCAACCTCACAAGCTGGGGGGCCAATTACGAGCTCGACCTGTTGATAGAGGACACGGAATTCGCACGCGCGCTGGAAGCGACCTTCCTGGCGGACCTTCGCAATTCGACCGAGGTAGTCCTCACGCTGGGCCAGGTCCGCCCCGCAACTGCGCGTCCGCCGGTTCGTCGGCAAAGCGGTGCCCGCGCCTTGGCGGCGAGCGCGCTGTCCTTCGGAAGCCAAAGCGGCGCAGTCATCAGCGGTGTTCGCCCTCTCCCCGCGACGGAGCGCAGAGTCGCTCTGTCGCTCGGTCTCGGGCTGATCGCCGCCGCGGTGGTGACCGTGCTGGTCCCCATACTGGTGATCCTCCCGGCGACCGTCGGTATGGTCTGGACCGCAGCATGGATGTTGTTGCGGGCCTGGCGGCTCTCGCGCGGCCCGCGTCGGTGA
- a CDS encoding TMEM175 family protein, translating into MKTDRLMAVTDAVLAIALTIMVLDLRVPATDAWHAIRPAIPLLVAYALAYINIGIFWTNHHHMLSTASRVNGRALWANLFLLFWLTLMPFVIRWIGLAGITPQPVAAYGAVTVMAALGYIWLERELILAEGTESRIRAVVGSRRKEWISFFCYGLGIPAAFVSPWVAIALYIAVSLAWVIPDRRFERGYGSRHSEAHRAPRQ; encoded by the coding sequence ATGAAGACCGACCGGCTGATGGCCGTCACCGACGCGGTGCTGGCGATCGCCCTGACCATCATGGTCCTCGATCTGCGCGTTCCCGCCACCGACGCTTGGCACGCAATTCGGCCCGCGATTCCGCTGCTCGTCGCGTATGCGCTTGCCTATATCAATATCGGCATCTTCTGGACCAACCACCACCATATGCTTTCTACTGCCAGCCGAGTGAACGGACGTGCGCTCTGGGCGAACCTGTTCCTCCTTTTCTGGCTGACCTTGATGCCATTCGTGATCCGGTGGATCGGCCTCGCAGGGATCACTCCGCAACCGGTTGCGGCTTACGGTGCGGTGACGGTAATGGCGGCGCTGGGATACATCTGGCTTGAACGTGAGCTGATCCTCGCGGAAGGCACGGAGTCGCGAATTCGGGCCGTGGTCGGCTCGCGCAGGAAGGAATGGATCAGCTTCTTTTGCTACGGCCTCGGCATCCCCGCGGCCTTCGTCTCGCCATGGGTCGCCATCGCGCTTTACATCGCGGTTTCTCTCGCCTGGGTGATCCCGGACCGCCGCTTTGAGCGCGGGTACGGCTCGCGGCACTCCGAAGCGCATCGCGCGCCGCGGCAGTAG
- a CDS encoding DUF6894 family protein produces MRFFFHLHNSVETRDQEGRDLPSLAVAVEAAETDARSIASENVRQGHLNLSHSVEITDGTGKSLYRIMFGEAVEVTD; encoded by the coding sequence ATGCGGTTCTTCTTTCATTTGCACAACAGTGTCGAAACTCGAGATCAGGAAGGCCGCGACCTTCCGAGCCTTGCGGTCGCTGTCGAAGCGGCCGAGACAGATGCTAGGTCGATCGCCTCGGAGAATGTCCGGCAAGGCCACCTCAATCTCTCCCACTCGGTCGAGATCACCGACGGAACCGGCAAATCGCTATACCGCATCATGTTCGGGGAGGCCGTCGAGGTCACCGACTGA
- a CDS encoding NAD(P)H-hydrate dehydratase, whose protein sequence is MERLDRTWLQRHPLPSPAGGDKNARGRVLVVGGAEFVPGALRLTGEAALRAGAGKLQMATVRAAAMSLAVLMPEAAMIALPADEDGEIAPDAVELLGERLKSCDTLVLGPGMSASERTEQLVASLLSSPSAEQTIVLDAAALTCASKLAGLVAAHEGRVIMTPHHGEMGYLMGLPPEAVTADPLAAAEQVARDFRAVVVLKGTETLVAVPGREPLLFEGGNAGLATGGSGDVLAGLIGGLAARGAEPLSAAGWGVFVHGAAGERAAAEIAEIGFLARDLLPSIPGLLAKFGR, encoded by the coding sequence ATGGAGAGGCTCGATCGCACCTGGCTGCAGCGCCATCCGCTTCCCTCACCAGCTGGCGGGGACAAGAATGCGCGCGGACGCGTCCTTGTCGTAGGTGGCGCGGAATTCGTGCCCGGCGCGCTCAGGCTGACCGGTGAGGCGGCGCTGCGCGCTGGAGCGGGAAAGCTACAGATGGCCACCGTTCGGGCAGCAGCCATGTCGCTGGCGGTCCTGATGCCCGAGGCTGCAATGATCGCGCTGCCCGCCGATGAAGATGGCGAGATCGCACCCGATGCCGTCGAATTGCTTGGGGAGCGGCTCAAGAGTTGCGACACGCTGGTACTTGGACCGGGTATGTCGGCAAGCGAACGAACCGAGCAACTGGTTGCATCGCTTTTGTCGAGCCCCTCGGCGGAACAGACAATCGTTCTTGATGCTGCCGCGCTCACCTGTGCCAGCAAGCTGGCCGGCTTGGTCGCCGCGCACGAGGGCCGCGTCATCATGACGCCTCACCACGGCGAAATGGGATACCTGATGGGGCTCCCGCCAGAGGCCGTGACGGCCGATCCGCTTGCCGCAGCTGAACAGGTTGCGCGGGATTTTCGCGCCGTCGTCGTGCTCAAGGGCACAGAGACCCTTGTCGCTGTTCCCGGCCGCGAACCGTTGCTTTTCGAAGGCGGAAACGCTGGCCTCGCGACCGGCGGATCAGGCGACGTCCTAGCCGGCTTGATTGGAGGACTCGCCGCACGGGGAGCTGAGCCCTTAAGCGCTGCGGGGTGGGGCGTCTTTGTTCATGGCGCGGCGGGCGAACGCGCAGCGGCCGAAATCGCCGAAATCGGGTTCTTGGCCCGAGACCTTCTACCCTCTATTCCCGGATTGCTCGCAAAATTCGGGCGCTAG
- a CDS encoding histidine phosphatase family protein — MNWPQQLIIVRHGQSAGNVARDAAHDAAADRIALNSRDADVPLSELGREQARALGLWFADQPEAKRPDVLLSSPYVRALETAEVFREAGGTVEREPICFDERLREKEFGILDGLTTYGVANIFPEQAEFRQLLGKFYHRPPGGESWCDVILRLRSVLDTISLHYRERRVMIFTHQVVVLCMRYILETLDEASILQIDKEGDIANCAVTEYLYDPNAGSDGKLRLARYNVTAPMQQQHTPVTSAPDPIVGRRG; from the coding sequence ATGAACTGGCCACAGCAACTGATCATAGTGCGCCACGGTCAAAGTGCCGGGAACGTCGCAAGGGACGCCGCGCATGACGCTGCCGCCGATCGCATCGCCCTCAACAGCCGCGATGCCGATGTGCCGCTGAGCGAATTGGGACGGGAGCAAGCCCGCGCCCTCGGTCTGTGGTTTGCCGACCAACCCGAAGCGAAGCGACCGGATGTCTTGCTTTCGTCGCCCTATGTCCGGGCGCTCGAAACGGCCGAGGTCTTTCGCGAGGCAGGCGGAACCGTCGAGCGTGAGCCGATCTGCTTCGACGAACGCCTGCGCGAGAAGGAGTTTGGCATCCTCGACGGCCTGACTACCTACGGTGTCGCCAATATCTTTCCCGAGCAGGCGGAATTTCGCCAGCTGCTCGGCAAATTCTATCACCGTCCCCCGGGTGGCGAGAGCTGGTGCGACGTCATCCTGCGCTTGCGTTCGGTACTCGACACGATCTCGTTGCACTACCGCGAGCGACGCGTGATGATCTTCACGCACCAGGTCGTCGTTCTTTGCATGCGCTATATTCTCGAGACGCTCGATGAAGCGTCCATCCTGCAGATCGACAAGGAAGGCGACATCGCCAACTGCGCTGTCACCGAATACCTCTACGATCCTAACGCGGGGAGCGACGGAAAACTCCGGCTTGCCCGGTACAATGTCACGGCGCCGATGCAGCAGCAGCACACCCCGGTCACCAGCGCCCCCGACCCGATCGTGGGACGCCGGGGCTAA
- a CDS encoding DUF4142 domain-containing protein, whose amino-acid sequence MASSSKSPQANRQRSDRTFDPFDKRTTWGRDLPGWREPRAYNKTKNWNFRERNLVAEWQSHKDTGPTKAQLFAGVAGALALASCNNDTAREEPTDVSTSDVAPPTAEAALPDPSTPQGFVDAAASSDMYEIEAAKLAQQEGKSEKVKSFAQMMITDHTASTEKLKAAVSQAVGLTVPTAMQAKHRANLDALIAAGDNFDAMYAQQQAAAHEEALALLKSQAQNGTVASIKAFAGEIAPIVEGHLGHAKELP is encoded by the coding sequence GTGGCCAGTTCATCGAAATCTCCGCAAGCCAACCGCCAACGATCAGACAGAACCTTCGATCCTTTTGACAAAAGGACCACCTGGGGCCGAGACTTACCGGGATGGCGGGAACCCCGCGCTTATAACAAAACCAAGAACTGGAACTTCAGGGAACGCAACCTTGTTGCGGAGTGGCAGTCACACAAGGACACAGGACCCACGAAAGCCCAGCTATTTGCCGGCGTTGCCGGCGCGCTCGCGCTCGCTTCGTGTAACAACGACACGGCGCGCGAAGAGCCCACGGATGTCTCGACGAGTGACGTTGCCCCGCCCACGGCCGAAGCGGCTTTGCCTGACCCTTCGACGCCCCAGGGCTTCGTGGATGCTGCTGCGTCGAGCGACATGTACGAGATTGAAGCGGCAAAGCTCGCCCAGCAAGAAGGCAAGAGCGAGAAGGTCAAATCGTTTGCTCAGATGATGATCACTGATCACACCGCTTCCACCGAGAAACTGAAAGCAGCCGTTTCTCAAGCCGTAGGGCTGACCGTCCCAACGGCGATGCAGGCCAAGCATCGAGCGAACCTTGATGCGCTGATTGCCGCCGGCGACAATTTCGATGCGATGTATGCCCAGCAGCAAGCCGCGGCGCACGAAGAGGCGCTAGCTCTTCTCAAGAGTCAGGCACAAAACGGCACCGTGGCTTCGATCAAGGCCTTTGCCGGCGAGATTGCGCCCATCGTCGAAGGCCATTTGGGACACGCGAAGGAACTTCCTTGA
- a CDS encoding catalase → MAKKPKSNDARKSAEALTPSEVAGNDIPGATLPKVAAIPDDAGISFSFGETQADGGETHQKAGDDVAVLTTQQGIPVADDQNSLKQGARGPTLLEDAHFREKIFHFDHERIPERVVHARGYGAHGFFELTESLGDVSRADIFQRVGERTPAFVRFSTVAGAKGSFDLARDVRGFAVKIYTQEGNWDLVGNNIPVFFIQDALKFPDLVHSVKPAPDREFPQAASAHDNFWDFISLTPESFHMIMWTMSDRAIPRSFRTMEGFGVHTFRLLDDEGKSTFVKFHWKPKQGLQSVVWNEAVKINGADPDFHRRDLWDAINGGDFPEWELGVQLFDDDFADSFDFDVLDATKLIPEELVPIRVIGRLVLDRVVDNFFAETEQVAFCTQNVPPGIDFSNDPLLQGRNFSYLDTQIKRLGSPNFTHIPINAPKCPMAHFQQDGHMAMRNPKGRANYEPNSWGPTHGGPREDPVRGFRSFAETADGPKQRVRSESFADHYSQARQFFISQTEIEQKHIGDALVFELSKVERPDIRGRVVSHLRNIDAALAATVADGLALDLPAPAVAAREPLANLPASDPLSIVKNGPESFKGRKLGILLSDGADAAIFKALLAAVDAEGAVYEVVAPKIGGVTLGDGTTVAAKHKIDGGPSVLFDAVAVLVSSEGAALLAKDAAAKDFVTDAFAHCKFIAVGAEAKPIFEKAGIADDLDEACLPLAKAADASAFIAAARALRHWPRELKVDLDANPGA, encoded by the coding sequence ATGGCCAAGAAGCCGAAATCCAACGACGCCCGAAAATCCGCAGAGGCCCTGACGCCATCCGAAGTCGCGGGGAATGATATACCGGGCGCAACGCTGCCTAAGGTCGCCGCCATCCCGGACGATGCAGGGATTTCCTTCTCCTTTGGCGAAACACAGGCCGATGGCGGCGAAACGCATCAGAAGGCCGGCGACGATGTCGCTGTTCTGACGACCCAGCAGGGCATTCCGGTCGCTGACGACCAGAACAGTCTCAAGCAGGGAGCGCGGGGCCCGACACTGCTCGAAGACGCCCACTTCCGCGAGAAGATCTTTCATTTCGACCATGAGCGGATCCCCGAACGCGTCGTCCACGCACGAGGCTACGGGGCACACGGTTTCTTCGAACTGACCGAGAGTCTTGGCGATGTGAGCCGGGCCGACATCTTCCAGCGCGTCGGTGAGCGCACGCCCGCCTTTGTCAGATTTTCAACGGTGGCTGGTGCCAAGGGTTCTTTCGACCTCGCGCGCGACGTCCGTGGCTTTGCGGTCAAGATCTACACCCAGGAGGGCAACTGGGACCTGGTGGGTAACAACATACCGGTCTTCTTCATCCAGGACGCGCTGAAGTTCCCGGACCTTGTCCATTCGGTAAAGCCCGCACCCGATCGCGAATTTCCGCAGGCGGCCTCGGCGCACGACAATTTCTGGGACTTCATCAGCCTCACACCCGAGAGCTTCCACATGATCATGTGGACCATGTCCGACCGCGCGATTCCGCGTTCCTTCCGGACAATGGAAGGCTTCGGAGTGCATACCTTCCGGTTGCTCGATGACGAGGGCAAATCGACTTTCGTCAAGTTCCACTGGAAGCCCAAGCAGGGCTTGCAATCGGTGGTGTGGAACGAAGCGGTCAAGATCAACGGCGCCGACCCCGACTTCCATCGCCGAGATCTGTGGGATGCGATCAATGGCGGAGACTTCCCCGAATGGGAACTCGGGGTCCAGCTATTCGACGATGATTTCGCCGACAGCTTTGACTTCGATGTGCTCGATGCCACCAAACTCATACCCGAGGAGCTTGTCCCGATCCGGGTGATCGGCCGCCTGGTGCTTGACCGGGTGGTCGACAACTTCTTCGCCGAAACCGAGCAGGTTGCGTTCTGTACGCAGAACGTGCCGCCCGGCATCGATTTCTCGAACGACCCGCTGCTGCAGGGCCGTAACTTCTCCTATCTCGACACCCAGATCAAACGCTTGGGCAGCCCCAATTTTACGCATATTCCGATCAATGCGCCCAAATGCCCGATGGCTCACTTCCAGCAGGACGGGCACATGGCGATGCGCAATCCGAAGGGCCGCGCGAACTACGAGCCCAACAGTTGGGGGCCGACGCACGGCGGACCCCGCGAAGATCCCGTTCGCGGCTTCAGAAGCTTTGCGGAAACTGCCGATGGCCCCAAACAGCGGGTGCGTTCTGAGAGTTTTGCCGACCACTACAGCCAGGCGCGACAGTTCTTCATCAGCCAGACCGAGATTGAGCAGAAGCACATCGGCGATGCTTTGGTGTTCGAGCTTTCCAAGGTCGAACGGCCGGACATTCGAGGGCGGGTCGTCTCGCACCTCAGGAACATTGATGCAGCGCTCGCGGCGACGGTGGCCGATGGACTGGCGCTCGACTTGCCCGCTCCTGCTGTGGCTGCGCGCGAGCCCTTGGCTAACCTTCCGGCATCGGATCCGCTGAGCATCGTCAAGAACGGCCCCGAGAGCTTCAAAGGGCGCAAGCTCGGCATCTTGCTCAGTGACGGGGCGGATGCGGCGATCTTCAAGGCGCTTCTCGCTGCGGTCGATGCCGAAGGCGCGGTCTACGAGGTGGTGGCTCCCAAGATCGGTGGTGTCACGCTGGGGGACGGCACTACGGTAGCGGCAAAGCACAAGATCGATGGAGGGCCATCGGTCCTGTTCGATGCGGTCGCGGTATTGGTCTCCTCCGAGGGAGCAGCACTGCTCGCGAAGGATGCAGCCGCGAAAGATTTCGTTACCGACGCCTTTGCCCACTGCAAGTTCATCGCGGTCGGAGCCGAAGCCAAACCCATTTTTGAGAAGGCCGGGATCGCAGACGATCTCGACGAGGCGTGCCTGCCGCTTGCCAAGGCTGCCGACGCATCGGCGTTTATCGCGGCGGCACGCGCTTTGCGTCATTGGCCCCGCGAATTGAAAGTCGATCTCGATGCCAATCCGGGAGCTTGA
- a CDS encoding SDR family oxidoreductase — protein sequence MARHREPDAASLSDVHTEMPSLTGRKAIVTGGTTGIGRAIAVLLASAGVKVFVCGRTSEHLEDALERIGQVGEGSGVNVDLATREGAEDFFKEAKRYLGGLDLAVINAAIPADALAETSRDETDYQIAVDFASYLTTTQMAAKRMKAGSDIVLIGSMSAVSRSGGSSIYVAAKSGIQGFAKSLRVELAEQDIKVGLIEPGFTGADFQYPEFPPDKQRELIAKHRMLRAEDIAVAVHFMLTQPRRTAVSLMRVETRLDHP from the coding sequence ATGGCCCGTCATCGTGAACCCGACGCCGCTTCGCTGTCGGATGTCCATACCGAAATGCCGAGCCTGACGGGACGCAAGGCCATTGTGACCGGCGGCACGACTGGCATTGGTCGGGCCATTGCCGTTCTCCTGGCCAGCGCCGGCGTCAAAGTGTTCGTCTGCGGTCGTACGAGCGAGCATCTCGAAGACGCGCTCGAGCGCATTGGCCAAGTGGGCGAAGGTTCGGGTGTGAACGTAGATCTCGCGACACGCGAAGGAGCCGAAGACTTCTTCAAGGAAGCCAAGAGGTACCTGGGAGGTCTCGACCTTGCCGTCATAAACGCGGCGATTCCGGCCGATGCGCTGGCCGAGACCAGCAGGGATGAGACCGACTACCAGATCGCTGTCGACTTTGCTTCGTACCTGACGACCACGCAGATGGCTGCAAAGCGAATGAAGGCCGGTAGCGACATTGTGCTCATTGGGTCGATGTCTGCGGTGTCGCGGTCGGGTGGCAGTTCGATCTACGTCGCGGCCAAGTCCGGCATCCAGGGTTTCGCCAAATCTTTGCGCGTGGAGCTCGCCGAACAGGACATCAAAGTCGGTTTGATTGAACCCGGGTTCACGGGGGCCGACTTCCAGTACCCTGAGTTTCCTCCCGATAAGCAGCGTGAGCTGATCGCCAAGCATCGGATGCTTCGCGCCGAAGATATCGCGGTGGCTGTCCACTTCATGCTCACCCAGCCCCGCCGCACCGCTGTATCGTTGATGCGCGTCGAGACGCGCTTGGATCATCCCTGA